Below is a genomic region from Syngnathoides biaculeatus isolate LvHL_M chromosome 5, ASM1980259v1, whole genome shotgun sequence.
aatgacttgaGAAGGGAGTTTTGTGCACAGCACTTGAACTGTTACTGTGTTGTTTTACCTTTAATATGCAGattgtttttaatgaatgaGTCTCTGGCAGagaaatttgtttgaaaatcgTGCATGCCCGAAGGGTCGAGCCCCAGGCAGAGCCACATTAAAAAGGCCAATCGTGAATGCGTAATCAGGACTTTATTGACTCGTCCAGGACAGTTCGCTATtccaaattaataaataaatgtttaagaGCCACTTGCCAAACAAGAGAAAAGATAATTAATTCAAGAAAGCATTTTGGTTCCTCATGTACTGTATCTGGCCCGTGGGGTACAGTATGCAGTGGGTCAGGTATGGCAAAGTATGGTCTGCTCCAATTCTTTAGTCCTCCCCACTTAGCCGTTCCATTATGAGTCCTGTAATAGTCCATTTTTGGCATTAATGCATCcacttttctgaaaaaaatattcttttatttAGCTCATTAAATTATCGCTTGATTTATTATTGTCAATACCAAACCGAAAATTATGAGAGAAATTGTTTTACATACGGTAAGTTTTTAACACTTTAATTTTCCGTCCatgatctgagccgcttatcctcaagggtcgtgaggagttctggagcctatcccagctatcattgggcaggaggctggggacaccctgaactgggttcCAGCCGATCACATggcaaatagagacagacaacaacagccacactcacaatcacacctaggggcaatttagagtgtccaattaatgttgcatgtttttgggatatgggaggaaaccagagtgcctggatcaaacccaacatgcaaactccacacaggtggggccggactCGAACgcaggccctcagaactgtgagtccaatgctCTAAATCgcaggtgtccaactcaaggcccgggcgccagatctggcccaccacatgattttatgtggctcacagaggcaaatcatgtgtaagaacttccacgatttttgttcaaatctgcaccaaaatttcccaTTGTCATTACCTCaatgataatattgagatattacaagcatttttgtgttgccaaacatcaacagtagttgaaaaacccttcccttgatttatgattccaaaactacttcataaattccatGTGTAAACATGATTAGGCGGTCagagatttttatggtttcacagtcataacggccctctgagggaagccaTAATTACAATATGGCCCAcgacaaaatgagtttgacacctctgctctAAACAGTTACCCCACTGTGCCGGCTAACTTAGATCTGGCTTCACTAATGTTTTTTAAACATGGGGCTACTTCTTGAGATCTTATTAATGTGAAGGCTCCTACCAATTCCTATACACGTATCCAAGGTAacaaatttgctcaaattatCTTTGAGATTTATTATTGATAATTTATGATATTCATTGgacacattttttccacaaaaatcagAAGACTGATAGAAATCAATATCAAACCCTTTATTTCAATAAATCTCAGCTACggttgacattttcaaatgatctctTCAACAACATTTCttgaaaatcacaatgtcttgttgctaatatatatatttttttgaaaagacCTCCAGGCTAGTCATTGGATACTTGAGGGCAACCGAGTGGCTGCAGTCACCCTCACTtacagttttcaattaacctaccctgcatgtttttttagaatgtaggaggaaaccagagtacctggagtaCCGGTATGCATTTCACACGCTTGAAGTTTATTAGATAATTGGTTAATTTATCTATTGTGAAtaatactaaaataaatgtaGAAACGTTCCTGttcatttgaattcattttatatttatatttcataattGGTGCTTTGATTCATTGTAAGTAAACCTTTTGTCAGATAAATGACTTTCGAAACAcgaaaaattttcattttttttacaaaagtgctttaaatctatttatttataactTTAATTATATTTATCAATTTCTACGATTTAAGGAAAATgatattttagtattttattatttatttattattatttttattttacttttaaaataatttattttgcttGTCCTAAATACACTAtctcatttttcctttctctctctctctctctctttcgctctctcttttaaatgttttttttttttttttacttcaactaTGAATGACAGCGTGTAGATAATAAGGGTAGTTATTTTTCCCAGgacatatttttaaatgcactttaCTTAATATATTTGATATGTTCTGATTTATATGTGTTGTATAATACttggttgatttttatttaataaaaaatggTTTAGAATGTTGCTGGAAAACGTTGTGCAACGATTCATTACTGTATTTGAATCCTCTTCTGTTAATGACAAAGAGCCACCAGTTGTGTTCTCGCGTTACTCTGCGAGATTTGCCCGTGTTAACACGGGTAGGAAACCCCGTTCCACCCTCTTTTCCTTCGCTGTACACTAGCAAGGTAGAGTGCTGCTTTATTTCCTGGCTACTTGGCGTTTATTTCTGTGAAATGTAACGTGCTAAGCTTCGATATGTGCATGTAGTGATTCGACGTAAACCAATTTCTTAAATCTCAGGGTTTTGTATCATAACAGGAGCAGTAGTGACTGAGTTTTATGAGGTTTGTAGTCTGAGCATCGCGCTGCCAGAAATGGCTGCCCCCATGGCGCCTCGTTGTGGCCTTGCTAGCCGGTTCCCCGTTTGAAAATACAGCGTGTCCGCCTACTACTtacattttgtgtgtatttaagAGCTTCATACTGCCCACTCCCGTGCTGTGGCTCAGCAGCTAGGCTATCGTTTCGCAGTGTTATAAAAACTTGTTTTGCGACGCGTTGCTGAGTGCGAGCTACATAGGATGCTAACGTCAGTTTATTGTATCAAGTGAAAATACGCATGTGTAGCATTAATGGACAATGTAAGTAAACAGTCTCATTCCCTTAAACGAGTGAAACTTAATTTGACCGTAATGTACTTGTTAGCCGGGGCTAGTACATACCCGCCTTACTCACACATGCGCGCTATGATCAGTTGTCCGTGTAGACTTTCTTCTGAAACTGGGGGTTAAATGCaattatgttgtgttttatCAGATGCCAGGTGTCACGGTGAAAGACGTCAACCAGCAGGAGTTCGTCACTGCACTGGCTGCCTTCTTGAAGAAGTAAGCAACTTGTGTACCCCctaaaaccatccattttctttgccgcttatcctcacgattgtcgcaggagtgctggagcctatgtcaGCGGTCAacaggcacgaggcggggtacaccctgaactatttgccagccgatcgcagggcagatcgagacaaacactctcaatcacacctaggggcaattgagagtgtccaattaatgttgcatgtttttggaatgtgggaggaaacccatgcagtcacggggagaccatgaaaactccacacggtcgggtccgggattgaacccgggacctcagaactgtgaggccaacgcttttcgaGCTGTTTCACCTTGACCTGTAGGGCAGTGGAATCTCCATTCACAGTCACCACATAAATGTGGAATACTTAGTTGTACTTCCTCTCACAGAGCATAAATGTCATTTGCACAGTACGTCACATAATTCAGGTTCAATATATTTGTGACACGTGCCCCGTTGGGAAAGTCCACTTCCACAGTATTTCCCTTCAAAGtggtggaacaaattaaacttattGGTGTTACTCAACGGGAAATTAAACTCATTAAACCCATCTCTGATGTGTACTTTTCATTGTACGAGTTTGTAAAAAGAGGTTTGACTAAAGTGCCCTCCCCATTATAGTTCAACAGAATAGCGATGTATTGCTGAATTtacgtgtactttttttttaggtcaggaAAGCTGAAGGTGCCTGACTGGGTCGACCTTGTCAAGCTGGGGAAACACAAGGAGTTGGCCCCCTGTGATGAGAACTGGTTTTACATCAGAGCCGGTAGGTGAAGTGCATCACGTGTGAGTTCATTTGCGGTTGCTGGATATGGATGAAATGGTAATTAATTGGTAGGTGGTTACTTAGTTGGATGCAAAGTACACATGCAGTGAACCCTTGGAGGAAAAAACTGACCTATCATCGGCATTGTTTGAATTTAAGCGATTCACTTCATCCATATCCAGCAACCGCTCATTTTAACAtatccaaattatgaacatccaatttcttagcaaTCCATAAcatagactaaaatgaacatttgactcagGGTtatttatagagctcgtgcacctacgtcataaaatcatgtgacttttgttaagtcgccatattgctggtctaacaaagcattgttctatgctaagtcggttggagacggtaCGAAAGGGTCTTATAGGACAACGCCCAGGGTCTTGTCCGATACGGTTAAACATTTATAAGGTGAAGATAAACGAAAGTATGTGGAAAATTttgataaactcagcatagaggacctgtatttaataccggagtcgatgttttcgccgataaagtggactgttaattcgcttctgcttgtcttggacaactggatatacacgtatctggtgagtaagttgtcgagatttacatggttTGAAAGTGTgtaagcgtataaaagtctggagtcgtacaaatacttcattgctggatcggTTCTCAatcgggaataaatcccacatagtgacgggttaaCTGCTCATGAACACGGAAGAgtttggccacacgttaacctttgccaagatccatcgatcttttcagatagtattcaatacaaatatcaatatttaaataaatgacccccggttttacacaaactcacattcaataactatgattggggggggtaCAGACAGTTGTCTCCACAGGACGTACATGGAAgggattgcggccacacttaacctccataaacctctgcgacagtttttttttgttttttttttatacgcattgttcccaaatgagccaacttggcattataaatacttcttggtaatttgagattgaaaagaatagttcctacctgaaatgaagcgatcgctacacaggcgtgtgtgtatttttgttgggcaccattcatcatgtttaattgccgaaatccatcgatcttttctggtcttttcaggtggtattccatagaatgatctctttgaatatctgtctcatctgttgtgataACCAACAGCAacacaggtctcgggtattgtaaatatttccctccggttcaatgcctcccacaatgtcgagcagctctgtttgactggcaatatggcgccgtgaaaatggtgacatcacgtgcacgagctctatgagCAGTATCAAACCTATGGACTAAAAGGCAATGTAACATCTAACCCAATTGACTTAATATTCACTGTTATTGCCAAAGATATTATTTGCAACTTTTATCACATTGAATTGTTCATATATGCAAGTTTTAACTTCCTGTTTTAGAGCATgaagccttttattttgaaaggtacGCACCAGAACTCACCATTTTGGCACAAAAAGTAACTATACTCATCACCAAAGAATTTTGAGAAGAAAACTTATATTCCAAGGAAGGATAAGGAATGGAACATACTAATATAACACGTTGATTTCTTTACTGACCCACCAAGCTCAAGTTTAGTGTTGGTGGTACTTGGAAGCATTTAATTTATCTCCCAATTTATTCATAAAGTTGGTAGTTTGACCTTTGAAGTTTAAGCGCAgtgttgagctttttttttttttttctcctgtcaTTGGTTCTGAACATTGGGTTGAAGACTGAAAAAGTGCACGTAATACATATGACTGAATTGATTATTGTTGTGGCTGTAGCACATGTATCCAGTCAAATTAGCGTTGACAAGGTAATCATAAAAGACTGGATGTGGTGGtattggaatacaagattttgttACAGTAGTCTGACAGTGAAAGcataaatttgtcttgtagtttgATCTGGGCAGTACATGTTGTCTGTTCCACACCGCATATTCAGTAAATAGCTTTATTGGTGGTCAGGTATTTACAGTACTAAATGCAAAGACTCGCGACAAGGCTATAAGTAAACTAGTTTTTGTATTCAAGTATAGTCTACACGGTGACAGGATAAATGTCTTCTACAgttgatcaatgatgtcattgatggACTCCGTGAATTGACATTTCAGCTGATCAGCATGAAGGCTTATTTTCAACCAATACAGATCAGATGGGTTTAAAGTCAAGGTTTCTGCTCCTGGCAGCTCCCACCATTGTGGTTTTCCCTCATATTCAGTgactttgttttcataaatcCCACTCCAATGACCTTCACACCCGGTCTTGTCCAATCCCTTGATTGATAGTGAAATACACTCCCATGCCACAGGCCTACCTTGAAAGAATCCTGAAAAATGTCAGCGTCTACCTGATATCCGTTAGTGCTTCAGTGGTTTTAGACCCAAAATTGCTGGACTACTCAGTAAAAACACTAAGTGGTATTCATACATTTTTACCAATCTTCCGATAAACTCTAATGCAAGTCCACTGGTTTTGAGGCTGCGTTTAGTCCGTTTgtcaaaacagaatacatggaTGTCGCAATTTTGTCTCCCGCTGACTTTAAATCACAAGTCCGCCATGATTAGGGTGAGGCATCGAGAATGAATTTGAACCGGTGCAAATGTTCCGGTTATCTTGGAACCATtcaaattttacaattttagaTTCCCAGTTTTAATGCCTACTCCTCTGTAACCAACGGAGAAGAATGGGGCGCTCATCGTCGCCAATGGCAGCGACCGAAAGTTTCAAAATGGGCGACCAGCAGCCACAGGGCAACGgttagaaaataaaatttgcgCAAAAGAGTTTTTCCCCGATGTGCACATTCTGACGTACTCTGAGCCTCAGCCTACAATGCGCAGAGCTTTGTGATAATTGCGCTTGATACATGTTAAGTGCTAGTTAGCCAAACAAAATCCAGAACAGATTTTTTATGATGGGAgttttcagatgttctagtaaaAGGTCTGATGTTCTTTGGTCAAAAAATACACGGACTAAATATCTACAGCACACgttaaaatcatgcttttgttaCCATGAGAACCATTGGCGAGCAGCAGTATTATTGCCATGTGAATGACTTTTCAAAACCCTGTGgtgatttgttaaaaatgtaagtcTAGCAATTTTTTAGGGCTATTGTGAATTGCAAGATTATGGCTTGGGTTTTCACCGCTTTGTGTGAAGACTGTATATGAATAGTGGACATGCTACGCAACCATTGGCTTATTCAGAAATACTGTTTTCCGCATCCACACACActacaaatatccatccatccattttcttagccggttatcctcacaagggtcgcagggagtgctggagcctatctcagctgtcaacgggcaccactcggggtacaccctgaactggttgccagccaatcgcaaggcacatcgaggcaaacagccgcactcgcaatttagagtgtccaattaacgttgtgtgttttgggggtgtgggaggaaaccaaattgCCCAGAGAatacccacccaggcacggggagtccACACAGACGGACCCGGGATTGAccacaggacctcagaactgtgaggcaaacgctttacagctgccacACTGCAAATAGTTGTCATTAAAACTTTCATGTGAGCTGAAGACCAAAACTCAGTGATAAAATATCTTCAGCGTACCTGTATCTTAAATTGACTTATCTTATTGCGGTTGCATAGATATGCTTTTACTTGAAATATGCTATTGCTCATATTGTTTGTTCAAATAGCCTGTCTTGTATTTAAGTCATCATATATCCATCTGGGATATTCAGTTGGCTCTGtcatgatgactttttttccgcGTCTCTCAAATGACAGTTCTGTATCTTATGGGACTGATTCCTTTTGAATGATAGTTTTGCCATTTCAACTAACTCATGAATCAAAATGTTCAGTGTTGAAAAatatctcttcttcttttgggtCTGTACTTTGGAACTGCCTTAAaggatgttttttctttctttgcctcTGCTCACATAGCCTCCACAGTTCGTCACCTGTACCTCCGTGGTAAAGCTGGTGTTGGCTCGATGACCAAGATCTACGGAGGCCGCAATAGGAATGGCGTGTGTCCTGCCCACTACAGCGTCGGATCCAAGAACGTGGCCCGCAAAGTCCTGCAAGCCCTCGAGCTTCTCAAGATGATTGAGAAGGACCCCAATGGGTAAGTGTCGATCTGTTTTAGCCACTGAGTCCTGTTTAGTTTTTTGACTGTGTGTGGGTAGGCTGCAGCGATTATTGCAATTGTCAGGTAATCTGTCTGTAGTTCGACTTTATTGAGCTTAGTGTTTGTCGTTGAGGTATGCAATTTTAATTTGTGCCCCCACTCTATCTTCCTCCAGTGGTCGGAGACTGACTTCCCAGGGAACCAGAGACCTGGATAGAATTGCAGGCCAGGTGAGCAAC
It encodes:
- the rps19 gene encoding 40S ribosomal protein S19 isoform X1 → MPGVTVKDVNQQEFVTALAAFLKKSGKLKVPDWVDLVKLGKHKELAPCDENWFYIRAASTVRHLYLRGKAGVGSMTKIYGGRNRNGVCPAHYSVGSKNVARKVLQALELLKMIEKDPNGGRRLTSQGTRDLDRIAGQVAAANKKTV
- the rps19 gene encoding 40S ribosomal protein S19 isoform X2, which produces MPGVTVKDVNQQEFVTALAAFLKKSGKLKVPDWVDLVKLGKHKELAPCDENWFYIRAASTVRHLYLRGKAGVGSMTKIYGGRNRNGVCPAHYSVGSKNVARKVLQALELLKMIEKDPNGGRRLTSQGTRDLDRIAGQASRERVPL